One part of the Bacillus sp. FJAT-27916 genome encodes these proteins:
- a CDS encoding agmatinase family protein has product MDLADHWLREPSWSWNSSGEPSGYVHDWVQKIGSVHSPPDCILYGAPLSKASISVSGASLYPDVFRKLWKQFAVYHFEEEIDLSSYLVADAGDIVMHTTNVAESHRRIEEATKALKQYFPKQTLCMIGGDHSTTACAIRGLKDTDPNQTIAILQLDTHLDVRDPAEFGPANGTPIRQLIDANIVYGENIVNIGLHGYYNTKSLVEYARRHHIRMHSLKKARQEGISTLIERELHHLSKRADLIYVTIDMDVLDISFAPGVPAATPGGMRTEELFEALLAIGKSAAVHHIDFVCLDPTRDSRIEETCRIGVHAWLQFMTGRLMAKRTGK; this is encoded by the coding sequence ATGGATTTAGCTGATCACTGGCTTCGTGAGCCGAGCTGGTCCTGGAATTCTTCCGGTGAACCGTCTGGCTATGTACATGATTGGGTTCAAAAGATTGGCAGCGTTCATTCACCGCCGGATTGCATACTTTATGGAGCCCCTTTGTCCAAAGCATCCATCAGTGTTTCTGGTGCATCTCTTTATCCGGATGTGTTCCGTAAGCTTTGGAAGCAGTTTGCAGTCTATCATTTTGAGGAGGAGATTGACCTCTCTTCATATTTGGTAGCAGATGCAGGTGATATCGTAATGCATACAACGAATGTTGCTGAATCACATCGCAGAATTGAGGAAGCCACGAAGGCGCTGAAACAATACTTTCCGAAACAAACCCTTTGCATGATTGGCGGCGATCACTCCACAACGGCCTGTGCCATCCGCGGATTGAAGGACACCGACCCAAATCAAACGATAGCTATTCTTCAGCTTGATACCCATCTGGATGTACGAGACCCTGCTGAATTTGGCCCGGCGAATGGTACGCCAATCCGTCAGCTCATTGATGCGAATATCGTTTATGGAGAGAATATCGTGAATATCGGCCTCCACGGTTATTACAATACGAAATCACTAGTCGAATATGCGAGAAGGCATCATATTCGGATGCACTCTCTTAAAAAGGCGAGGCAGGAAGGGATTTCTACTCTCATTGAACGAGAGCTGCATCATTTATCTAAAAGGGCCGATCTCATCTATGTCACGATTGATATGGACGTACTTGACATTTCCTTTGCGCCGGGTGTTCCTGCGGCAACTCCTGGCGGTATGCGGACAGAAGAATTATTTGAAGCTTTGCTTGCAATCGGGAAATCGGCTGCTGTTCATCATATCGATTTTGTTTGTTTAGACCCGACACGAGATTCAAGAATTGAAGAGACTTGCCGGATCGGGGTTCATGCTTGGCTTCAGTTTATGACGGGACGATTGATGGCAAAAAGAACGGGGAAATAA
- a CDS encoding GNAT family N-acetyltransferase, with amino-acid sequence MQIKQEDHLFYMVDSDGNKVGEITFVPDGEERIIIDHTFVSPEHRGQGLANKLVKEVVQYARSNEKKIIPACSFAQVEFQRVKDYSDVLAK; translated from the coding sequence ATGCAAATCAAGCAGGAGGACCATTTATTTTATATGGTAGATTCAGATGGAAATAAAGTAGGTGAAATCACCTTTGTACCAGATGGTGAGGAAAGAATCATCATTGACCATACTTTCGTCTCCCCAGAGCATAGGGGCCAAGGGCTAGCCAACAAACTTGTGAAGGAAGTTGTGCAATACGCACGGTCTAATGAAAAAAAGATTATTCCTGCCTGTTCATTTGCCCAAGTTGAATTCCAACGGGTCAAAGATTACTCCGACGTACTAGCAAAATAA
- the hutH gene encoding histidine ammonia-lyase, with protein MILIDGKSLTLQDIERVLDHSEQVALCKEAEKGILDARELVERKLAEGKIVYGLNTGFGKLSETTISSDHVRELQINLIRSHACAVGEPFSEPISRLMLLLRANALAKGYSGIRMELIQLLVDCLNRGVCPIIPGKGSLGASGDLAPLAHLALVLIGEGEAIYQGRRYPGIVALQKAGLKPIQLEAKEGLALINGTQAMAASGIIAYMEGKRLADMADGIASLTLEGLRGVVDAFLPLTHEVRGFKEQQEVAERICTYLENSQLTTRQGELRIQDAYSLRCIPQVHGAIQQVLSYVRDRLSIEINAATDNPLIFPETDQVISGGNFHGQPLAFAMDFLGIAVSELANISERRIERLVNPQLNDLPPFLSANPGLESGMMITQYVAASLVSENKVLSHPSSVDSIPSSANQEDHVSMGAAAARHALSILDNARKVLAIEWICAAQAIDFRGADKLAPSTKKLYDYLRNRIPFAASDRSLSFEIEEMAGEMKGINAPFIWSHE; from the coding sequence TTGATTCTCATTGATGGAAAATCTTTAACACTGCAGGATATTGAGAGGGTGCTCGATCATTCCGAGCAAGTCGCTTTATGCAAGGAAGCCGAGAAAGGGATTTTGGATGCGAGAGAGCTTGTTGAAAGAAAGCTGGCGGAAGGTAAAATTGTGTATGGGCTGAATACGGGATTTGGCAAGCTGAGTGAAACGACCATTTCATCTGACCATGTACGCGAGCTTCAGATTAACTTAATTCGCTCCCATGCCTGCGCAGTGGGAGAGCCTTTTTCAGAGCCCATTTCCAGGCTGATGCTATTGCTGAGAGCAAACGCACTGGCAAAAGGCTATTCAGGCATAAGGATGGAACTTATTCAATTATTGGTCGATTGTCTGAACAGGGGAGTGTGTCCAATTATCCCTGGCAAAGGCTCTCTTGGAGCAAGTGGAGATTTGGCACCGCTTGCCCATTTGGCGCTTGTTTTGATAGGTGAGGGAGAGGCTATCTACCAAGGGAGGCGATACCCGGGAATAGTTGCTTTGCAAAAAGCTGGGCTAAAGCCAATCCAGCTTGAAGCGAAGGAAGGGCTCGCATTAATCAACGGTACGCAAGCTATGGCCGCAAGCGGGATAATCGCGTACATGGAGGGCAAGAGGCTTGCAGATATGGCAGACGGTATTGCATCATTGACACTTGAAGGCCTGCGCGGTGTGGTGGATGCTTTTTTGCCGCTGACCCATGAGGTGAGAGGATTTAAGGAACAGCAGGAGGTAGCTGAACGCATCTGTACCTATTTGGAGAATAGCCAGTTGACAACAAGGCAAGGCGAGCTCCGCATTCAAGATGCTTATTCACTGCGCTGCATCCCGCAGGTTCATGGCGCCATCCAGCAGGTACTAAGCTATGTACGGGACAGGCTGTCCATTGAAATCAATGCCGCAACCGATAACCCTTTAATCTTTCCGGAGACTGATCAAGTGATCTCAGGCGGGAATTTTCACGGGCAGCCGCTTGCTTTTGCCATGGATTTCCTTGGGATTGCTGTTTCGGAGCTTGCGAACATTTCTGAAAGACGCATTGAGAGGCTGGTGAATCCTCAATTAAATGATTTGCCGCCATTTTTGAGTGCGAACCCTGGACTCGAATCTGGTATGATGATTACCCAATATGTCGCTGCATCGCTCGTGTCAGAGAATAAGGTTCTCTCCCATCCTTCAAGTGTTGATTCGATTCCCTCCTCCGCCAATCAGGAGGATCATGTCAGCATGGGAGCCGCTGCAGCGAGACATGCCTTAAGCATTCTTGATAACGCTAGAAAGGTTCTGGCGATTGAATGGATTTGTGCCGCACAAGCGATAGACTTCAGGGGAGCGGATAAATTAGCTCCTTCTACGAAAAAACTGTATGATTACTTACGCAATAGGATTCCTTTTGCTGCCTCTGATCGGTCTCTTTCTTTTGAAATTGAAGAAATGGCGGGGGAAATGAAGGGGATAAACGCCCCATTCATATGGAGTCATGAATAA
- a CDS encoding nucleic acid-binding protein, giving the protein MKRICQQCHAEMVNDCAVTVQGGMYGIKISRKGNGLFNKASAIPKAAVCPNCGGVAFYIDEYKQFKK; this is encoded by the coding sequence TTGAAAAGAATTTGTCAACAATGTCATGCTGAAATGGTAAATGACTGTGCCGTAACGGTTCAAGGAGGAATGTACGGGATAAAAATTAGCAGAAAAGGCAATGGATTATTCAATAAAGCTTCGGCCATTCCAAAAGCAGCGGTTTGCCCCAATTGCGGAGGTGTCGCTTTTTATATTGACGAATACAAACAATTTAAGAAATAA
- a CDS encoding YdcF family protein: protein MYISDLDADKLSDDQMTKLLFSDIQDDGQQGDCIFVAGSSKAVLYRLPKAVELYKQGRADRLLFSGGVTWKGSVFTEAESLQKEAITSGIPEDAILVEKQSLHTVENVLASMFVLNREIPLYKVRRILVVTTSYHMRRLHLSLQTYMPDWIEYTLCLAEDDNTVKDNWFLTELGRKRVQAECSKLIKYVQMGSLKDMSIEM, encoded by the coding sequence ATGTATATATCTGATTTAGATGCAGACAAGCTTTCTGATGATCAAATGACCAAGCTGTTATTCTCCGATATACAGGATGATGGCCAACAGGGAGATTGCATATTTGTGGCAGGCAGCAGTAAGGCGGTCCTATACCGTCTCCCAAAAGCGGTAGAGTTATATAAGCAGGGAAGGGCGGACAGGCTGCTGTTCTCCGGGGGAGTAACGTGGAAGGGAAGTGTATTCACAGAGGCTGAATCCCTACAGAAAGAGGCAATCACTTCCGGCATTCCTGAGGATGCGATTTTAGTGGAGAAACAATCCTTGCATACCGTTGAGAATGTGTTAGCTTCGATGTTTGTCCTTAACAGGGAGATTCCTTTGTACAAGGTCCGGCGAATACTTGTTGTCACGACGTCTTATCATATGAGACGGCTGCATCTTTCTTTGCAAACCTATATGCCAGATTGGATTGAGTACACTTTATGCCTGGCTGAAGATGATAACACGGTAAAGGATAATTGGTTCTTGACTGAGCTAGGCAGAAAACGGGTACAAGCAGAATGTTCAAAGCTAATTAAATATGTACAGATGGGTAGTTTGAAGGATATGTCTATCGAAATGTAA
- a CDS encoding DoxX family protein, whose translation MEDMGLLIVRLIVGGLFLAHGAQKWFGWFGGAGLRGTAGWLEAIDIKPGMFMAFMVGGIEFLGGLFLIIGLLTPFAATLLAVTMLSAVVKVHWRNGLWNTDNGYEYNLVLIAVLLCLILTGAGEYAVDSLF comes from the coding sequence ATGGAAGACATGGGGCTCCTTATAGTAAGGCTGATTGTAGGCGGATTATTCCTTGCACATGGAGCACAGAAATGGTTCGGGTGGTTTGGCGGTGCAGGATTAAGGGGCACCGCAGGGTGGTTGGAAGCCATTGATATTAAACCAGGAATGTTCATGGCATTCATGGTAGGGGGAATCGAATTTCTCGGTGGTCTCTTCTTAATAATTGGCCTTCTTACACCGTTTGCAGCTACCTTATTAGCGGTCACAATGCTGTCAGCTGTCGTCAAGGTCCATTGGAGAAATGGTCTGTGGAACACAGACAATGGATATGAGTATAATCTTGTCTTGATTGCCGTTCTGCTTTGCCTCATTTTAACGGGGGCAGGAGAATATGCCGTGGATTCACTCTTTTAA
- a CDS encoding copper homeostasis protein CutC, translating to MILECIVENERDAIQAEKMGVSRLELVSAMAEGGLTPSYGTVKRVIESVNIPVQVMLRPHSYSFEYDEFDWLSMKEDLKVFSDLGVKGIVFGCLRNGEIDQALLEKVIEEIPTFDITFHRAFDELKSQGNGLEVLCQYSKHVRRILTSGGKGTAYEGREKLQQLIVLSDVWSGPEILVGSGLSTENIPELHSFLHAKEYHFGSGVRKEGSFANGIDQEKIDFLLEFFDGK from the coding sequence ATGATTTTAGAATGCATTGTTGAAAATGAAAGAGATGCGATTCAAGCAGAAAAGATGGGCGTTAGCCGGCTTGAATTAGTGTCTGCTATGGCAGAAGGCGGGTTAACACCAAGCTATGGAACGGTAAAACGTGTCATCGAAAGTGTGAATATCCCGGTTCAGGTGATGCTGCGCCCTCATAGTTATTCATTTGAATATGATGAGTTTGATTGGCTCTCTATGAAAGAAGACCTTAAAGTGTTTTCCGATTTAGGTGTAAAAGGAATCGTGTTTGGCTGTCTAAGAAATGGTGAAATTGACCAAGCACTTTTAGAGAAAGTGATCGAGGAAATACCGACATTTGATATTACGTTCCATAGGGCGTTTGATGAACTCAAGAGTCAGGGGAATGGACTCGAAGTTCTATGTCAGTACTCTAAGCATGTAAGGCGGATTCTTACCTCTGGAGGGAAAGGAACCGCTTACGAGGGAAGGGAAAAACTGCAGCAGCTGATTGTTTTATCTGATGTCTGGTCAGGACCTGAGATTTTGGTCGGAAGCGGCCTCAGTACAGAGAATATTCCAGAGCTTCATTCATTCCTGCATGCGAAGGAATACCATTTTGGGTCAGGCGTCCGGAAAGAAGGCTCTTTTGCCAATGGAATCGACCAGGAAAAAATCGATTTCTTGCTTGAGTTTTTTGATGGCAAGTAA
- the htpG gene encoding molecular chaperone HtpG produces the protein MAMKQFQAESKRLLEMMINSIYSQREVFLRELLSNASDAIDKLYYKALIDENLTFHKDDYYIKVSADKENRTLTITDTGIGMTQDELETNLGVIAKSGSLAFKKENESKDGHDIIGQFGVGFYAAFMVADIVTVVSKAFGTDQAYRWESKGTDGYTITPCEKNSVGTEIILTIKDNTEEEDYDQFLEEYRLKEIIKKYSDFIRYPIKMDVTESKLKEGSTDEFEQVTEEKIINSMVPIWKKNKSELTDEDYEQFYHEKHYGFDKPLKHIHINVDGTIRYNAILYIPENIPFDYYSKEFEKGLELYSNGVLIMEKCADLLPDHFSFVKGMVDSEDLSLNISREMLQHDRQLKLIAKNIHKKIKNELLSLLKNDREKYELFYKSFGRQIKFGVYNEFGANKDMLKDLLMFYSSKEKKMVTLDEYMERMSEEQKYIYYATGESIERIDKLPQTEMVADKGYEILYLTDDIDEFAIKMLMTFKEKEFKSVSSGDLGIEDSKEDASESDVNEHKDLFAHMAKALAGSVKDVRASKRLKSHPVCLSTEGEITIEMEKVLNMMPDNPGVKAEKILEINPNHEVFTSLVNAYKHDKEKLDLYTKLLYNQALLIEGLTIEDPVAFTNDICKVMV, from the coding sequence ATGGCAATGAAGCAATTTCAAGCCGAATCAAAGCGATTGCTCGAAATGATGATTAATTCTATCTATTCACAACGGGAAGTTTTCTTGAGAGAACTGCTTTCAAATGCGAGTGATGCGATTGATAAGCTGTATTATAAGGCGTTAATAGATGAAAATTTAACGTTTCATAAGGATGATTATTACATAAAAGTGAGTGCCGACAAGGAGAACCGCACACTGACTATTACTGATACAGGGATTGGAATGACACAAGATGAGTTAGAGACAAATCTTGGGGTCATCGCTAAAAGCGGCTCATTAGCCTTCAAAAAGGAAAATGAAAGCAAGGACGGCCATGATATCATCGGACAATTCGGTGTAGGCTTCTATGCGGCCTTTATGGTGGCCGATATCGTTACAGTGGTCAGCAAGGCCTTTGGTACAGATCAGGCATACCGCTGGGAATCGAAAGGAACAGATGGTTATACGATCACTCCTTGTGAGAAGAATAGCGTTGGTACGGAAATTATCTTAACGATTAAGGACAACACAGAAGAAGAAGATTACGATCAGTTCCTGGAGGAATATCGTCTTAAAGAAATCATCAAGAAATATTCCGATTTTATCCGCTATCCAATCAAGATGGATGTAACGGAAAGCAAGCTGAAAGAAGGCTCAACAGATGAATTTGAGCAAGTGACCGAAGAAAAGATCATTAATAGCATGGTGCCAATCTGGAAGAAGAATAAAAGCGAGCTGACGGATGAGGATTATGAGCAGTTCTATCATGAGAAGCATTACGGATTTGATAAGCCGCTGAAACATATTCACATTAATGTCGATGGAACGATCCGCTACAATGCGATTCTCTACATTCCGGAAAATATTCCGTTTGATTACTATTCTAAGGAATTTGAAAAAGGGCTTGAGCTGTATTCTAATGGAGTACTGATCATGGAAAAATGCGCAGATCTTCTGCCGGATCACTTCAGCTTTGTGAAAGGAATGGTCGATTCAGAGGACCTTTCGCTCAATATTTCTCGTGAGATGCTTCAACATGACCGCCAGTTGAAACTAATCGCGAAGAATATCCATAAAAAAATTAAGAATGAATTGCTGTCCCTTCTGAAAAATGACCGTGAAAAATATGAGCTCTTCTATAAATCATTTGGCCGCCAAATCAAATTTGGTGTATACAATGAATTCGGTGCCAATAAGGATATGCTCAAAGACTTGCTCATGTTCTATTCATCCAAGGAGAAGAAAATGGTCACTCTTGATGAGTATATGGAACGAATGAGTGAGGAGCAAAAATATATTTACTATGCCACTGGAGAATCCATCGAGCGTATTGATAAACTGCCGCAAACAGAAATGGTAGCGGACAAGGGCTATGAAATTCTCTACCTTACAGATGATATCGATGAATTTGCCATCAAAATGCTGATGACGTTCAAAGAGAAGGAATTTAAATCAGTCTCAAGCGGGGATTTAGGTATTGAGGACAGTAAGGAGGACGCTTCAGAATCGGATGTTAACGAGCATAAGGACTTATTCGCTCACATGGCTAAAGCACTTGCGGGAAGCGTCAAGGATGTCCGTGCCTCTAAGCGCTTGAAATCTCATCCTGTATGCCTCTCAACCGAAGGAGAAATCACGATTGAGATGGAAAAGGTGCTAAATATGATGCCGGATAATCCGGGTGTTAAGGCGGAAAAAATTCTTGAAATCAATCCAAATCATGAGGTGTTCACATCCTTGGTCAATGCGTATAAGCATGACAAGGAAAAGCTGGACTTATATACAAAGCTTTTGTATAACCAAGCCTTATTGATTGAAGGACTTACGATTGAAGACCCTGTAGCATTTACGAATGATATTTGCAAGGTCATGGTTTAA
- a CDS encoding sulfurtransferase encodes MDKIPLIVTTEWLEEHLDDPNLRVIDATTFMKPLQNGQITLTSGRDSYNLGHIPGAVYADLLHELSNPESPLPFTLPEREVFTQHMENLGIGDEDTYTVIYDQGALVGVSVTAPQWAARLRWQLKYEGLENIAVLEGGLQKWKEEGRSLTSESSSYPKADFSGKRKEEMLATMEDVLKAIEDDSVVLINSLSPEDFRGETDTYPRKGHIPSSVNVFFGCHANPQTKTILPTDELKRNFEKTGALDPDKKVITYCGGGIAATWNALVLEQIGVKNVSVYDGSMNEWASNEDLPLITGDK; translated from the coding sequence TTGGATAAAATTCCATTAATCGTTACAACTGAATGGCTTGAAGAACATCTTGACGACCCAAACCTGCGGGTAATCGATGCCACAACCTTTATGAAGCCTTTGCAAAATGGACAAATAACGCTGACATCTGGCAGAGACTCCTACAATCTGGGCCATATTCCTGGTGCCGTTTATGCTGATTTATTACATGAGCTCTCCAATCCTGAATCCCCCCTCCCATTTACATTGCCTGAACGTGAGGTATTTACTCAACATATGGAGAATCTCGGTATTGGAGATGAGGATACCTATACAGTTATATATGATCAAGGAGCGCTTGTCGGCGTATCTGTTACCGCCCCGCAATGGGCAGCTAGATTACGATGGCAGTTAAAGTATGAAGGATTGGAAAATATCGCTGTCCTTGAAGGCGGATTACAAAAGTGGAAGGAAGAAGGACGCTCGCTTACCAGCGAATCAAGCTCGTACCCGAAGGCTGATTTCTCGGGGAAACGGAAGGAAGAAATGCTCGCGACAATGGAGGATGTTCTTAAAGCCATTGAAGATGATTCTGTTGTGCTGATCAACAGCCTCTCTCCAGAGGATTTCAGAGGAGAAACAGATACATATCCACGGAAAGGCCATATCCCAAGCAGTGTGAATGTCTTCTTTGGGTGTCATGCGAATCCGCAGACAAAGACCATTCTTCCGACTGATGAGTTGAAGAGAAATTTCGAGAAAACGGGTGCCCTTGATCCGGATAAAAAGGTCATCACTTATTGCGGCGGCGGTATTGCCGCCACTTGGAATGCGTTAGTGTTAGAGCAGATTGGCGTGAAAAATGTGTCCGTCTATGATGGGTCGATGAATGAATGGGCTTCGAATGAAGATCTTCCTCTTATAACGGGAGACAAATAA
- a CDS encoding spore coat protein: MQEKDIVSDYLSCLNGSLAGYAGIIAQTENEELRRTIQQMRDQDEARQYKIFSIAKQKGYYIPAEQATQEEINTVKNQFAQG, translated from the coding sequence ATGCAGGAAAAAGATATTGTCAGTGATTATTTATCTTGTTTGAATGGAAGCTTAGCTGGCTATGCCGGCATCATCGCGCAAACGGAAAATGAAGAGCTGCGCAGAACCATTCAGCAAATGCGCGACCAGGACGAAGCGCGCCAATATAAAATTTTCAGCATAGCTAAACAAAAGGGTTATTATATCCCCGCCGAACAAGCCACACAGGAAGAAATCAATACGGTGAAAAACCAATTTGCACAAGGGTAA
- a CDS encoding MFS transporter: MLVLMVNMFIAIASFGIVIPILPDYLASIGEGGTAAGLMIAVFAGAQLVMSPIAGRWADQYGRRKMIIYGLIGLSLSALVFYLSNSIWILYFSRLLGGVGAALLVPAIFAYVADITTFEQRAKGNSLISAAMSLGIVIGPGIGGYLAEIDLKLPLLISAIVAFFAVIFSVFLLKESRNEQDAAAGTMDQPSFLVSLANSVKKPYFVVLLITLIMSLGLMAYESVLGLFVNDQYGASPQDIANMVTATGIVSVVAQLFIVDKIVNKFGESSVLILFIMLTASGYLLSIFAGSYGAFFAITLIIFLGTSILRPVLNTLVSKMAGSEQGFAMGMNNAYMSIGNVLGPTLAGTLYDINIIYPFIMGFTILLITLLLAFGWKRKGRLTIAE; encoded by the coding sequence ATGCTGGTATTAATGGTGAATATGTTTATTGCCATTGCCAGCTTCGGCATCGTCATCCCCATCTTGCCGGATTACTTGGCATCCATCGGTGAGGGCGGTACAGCGGCAGGGCTGATGATTGCCGTATTTGCCGGGGCTCAGCTCGTCATGTCGCCGATTGCAGGCAGATGGGCGGATCAATATGGAAGGCGAAAAATGATTATATATGGGCTTATCGGGCTTTCGCTTTCAGCCCTTGTATTCTATTTGTCCAATTCTATTTGGATTCTTTATTTCTCCAGACTGTTAGGCGGTGTAGGTGCTGCCTTGCTGGTTCCAGCCATCTTTGCCTATGTGGCTGATATAACAACCTTCGAGCAAAGGGCGAAGGGGAATAGTCTCATTTCTGCGGCAATGTCGCTTGGTATAGTCATCGGACCTGGGATTGGGGGATATTTAGCGGAGATTGATTTGAAGCTGCCGTTGCTGATCTCAGCCATCGTTGCCTTCTTTGCGGTGATTTTCTCCGTATTCTTGCTGAAGGAAAGCCGCAATGAGCAGGATGCTGCAGCAGGAACAATGGATCAGCCATCCTTCTTAGTCAGTCTCGCGAATTCCGTGAAAAAGCCTTACTTTGTTGTTTTGCTGATTACCTTAATTATGAGTCTTGGTCTTATGGCCTATGAGTCTGTGCTTGGCTTATTCGTAAATGACCAGTATGGAGCGAGCCCGCAGGATATCGCCAATATGGTCACAGCAACAGGAATCGTCAGTGTTGTTGCCCAATTATTCATCGTAGACAAGATTGTGAATAAATTCGGTGAAAGCTCCGTGTTAATCTTGTTTATTATGCTGACTGCGAGCGGCTATTTATTGTCCATCTTCGCTGGAAGCTATGGCGCGTTCTTCGCTATCACCTTGATTATCTTCCTCGGGACAAGCATCTTGCGGCCTGTCTTAAATACACTCGTATCCAAGATGGCCGGGTCGGAACAAGGATTTGCGATGGGGATGAATAATGCGTATATGAGCATTGGAAATGTGCTCGGACCAACCTTGGCAGGCACCTTGTATGACATTAACATCATTTATCCTTTTATCATGGGATTCACGATTCTACTCATCACGCTATTGCTTGCATTTGGATGGAAAAGAAAAGGAAGGCTCACAATTGCTGAATAA
- a CDS encoding MmcQ/YjbR family DNA-binding protein, translating into MQQKPGFLAAYHMNKENWTTILLDGSVSYNEIIRLIDMSYDLVKKHK; encoded by the coding sequence CTGCAGCAAAAGCCAGGATTCCTGGCAGCTTACCATATGAACAAGGAAAATTGGACCACCATCCTTCTTGATGGCTCTGTTTCCTACAATGAAATAATTAGGCTTATCGATATGAGTTATGATTTAGTGAAAAAACATAAATGA
- a CDS encoding PH domain-containing protein, translated as MGYLDAFLGNSSNMKTEEAEEKLKDILFPEEKVNQAYKLIRDMLVFTEHRLILVDVQGMTGKKIEYHSIPYKSITHFSTETAGTFDLDAELKIWLSGADLPIEKTFKKGASITEVQQLLAFYVCG; from the coding sequence ATGGGTTATTTAGACGCATTCTTAGGGAATTCATCCAACATGAAGACAGAAGAGGCAGAGGAGAAATTAAAGGATATTCTGTTTCCGGAAGAAAAAGTGAATCAAGCCTATAAATTAATTAGGGATATGCTCGTCTTCACGGAGCATCGCTTGATTCTTGTGGATGTTCAAGGGATGACAGGAAAGAAGATTGAGTACCATTCAATTCCCTACAAAAGTATTACCCATTTCAGTACAGAGACAGCGGGCACCTTTGACCTTGATGCCGAATTGAAAATTTGGCTGTCCGGAGCTGATCTTCCAATAGAAAAGACCTTTAAAAAGGGAGCCAGCATCACGGAAGTACAGCAATTGCTTGCGTTTTATGTTTGCGGCTGA
- a CDS encoding Wadjet anti-phage system protein JetD domain-containing protein produces MGNINIIETRMRGFIEDIQHPRQKKKLNINDLEYQLRQQIEDYYDMDGYTLFYETIQKMAEEQVLSPIMNKQTNGRSPGLPLFYWVNVKKQETKWDRLEMLKRNDLLDFTYYNQHPEWQTDDEWERILNVYDFLKKEEERELVSLEERSLELFGHEKFLSDEKLFPEGKGFLQRIGVNKEKLKIVKYGEPFVYWLKRGCDLTSIKRILIVENLSFFHTSVKLLEEDLLDYEPEMIIYGEGKKIESSFSFFFRMFPEQPYLFYYAGDLDAEGYSIFVRLKERFDDCSIQPALKIYRKMLECREFANEERKQVRNELHKNAFFSWFTEEEQALLESLWVTQKRIPQEVLTIESWRKWL; encoded by the coding sequence GTGGGCAACATCAATATTATTGAAACAAGGATGCGAGGATTTATAGAAGATATACAGCATCCGAGACAGAAAAAGAAGCTAAACATTAATGATTTGGAATACCAGCTGCGCCAGCAGATTGAAGATTACTATGATATGGACGGCTATACTTTATTCTATGAGACAATTCAGAAGATGGCGGAGGAACAAGTGCTCAGCCCGATCATGAATAAACAGACAAATGGCCGTTCCCCCGGACTTCCCCTCTTTTATTGGGTCAATGTGAAGAAGCAGGAAACGAAATGGGACCGCCTCGAGATGCTGAAGCGTAATGATCTTCTCGATTTCACCTACTATAACCAACATCCTGAGTGGCAGACAGACGATGAATGGGAAAGAATCTTAAATGTATATGATTTTTTGAAAAAAGAAGAGGAACGGGAGCTTGTCTCTTTAGAAGAGCGGAGCCTTGAATTATTCGGGCATGAGAAATTCCTTTCTGATGAGAAGCTTTTTCCTGAAGGAAAAGGATTCCTGCAGCGAATAGGCGTGAATAAGGAGAAGCTCAAGATCGTGAAATATGGCGAGCCCTTTGTCTATTGGCTGAAAAGGGGCTGTGATCTCACCTCCATTAAGCGAATTTTAATTGTTGAGAATCTCTCCTTTTTCCATACAAGTGTGAAACTGCTTGAAGAGGATTTATTAGATTATGAACCTGAAATGATCATATATGGCGAAGGGAAAAAGATAGAAAGCAGCTTTTCGTTCTTCTTCCGCATGTTCCCTGAACAGCCGTATTTATTTTACTATGCAGGTGATTTGGATGCAGAGGGATACAGTATTTTTGTCCGCCTTAAGGAACGTTTTGACGACTGCTCCATCCAGCCGGCATTGAAGATTTATCGAAAAATGCTCGAATGCAGGGAATTCGCTAATGAAGAGCGGAAACAAGTTCGGAATGAGCTCCATAAGAATGCGTTCTTTTCCTGGTTTACTGAGGAGGAGCAGGCATTATTGGAGAGCTTATGGGTGACGCAAAAACGAATACCGCAGGAAGTATTAACGATAGAAAGCTGGAGGAAATGGCTATGA